Proteins from one Corticium candelabrum chromosome 4, ooCorCand1.1, whole genome shotgun sequence genomic window:
- the LOC134178578 gene encoding uncharacterized protein LOC134178578 codes for MQHLRGQVQIRGGPIGIGAAASASVYGGGVGYGRGNTLPLSRAVARWEAGLRSHPDREFVAWLLRGLKTGFRIGFDYEAHTCRAARKSMRSAKEQADVVTNYLQDERAQQRVIDPPFSGRTAHLSPFGVIPKPRQPGKWRLILDLFSPHGHSVNDGIDPHLCSLSYARVDDAAMRILALGRGTLLAKMDIQSAYRLIPVHPDDRHLLGMCWRGSVNLDAALPFGLRSAPKIFSAVADALLWVMFRRGVSSAIHYLDDFLFCGAAGSGKCAHNLASALSTCRDLGVPVAEHKTQGPSTVLTFLGIEIDTVHMQLRLPSEKLARLQDVLLSWSTRRGGTKRELLSLIGSLHHACAVIKPGRSFLRRLIELSKVPKTLHHFVRLNKEARADISWWAAFASRWNGIGLLSALGKVRPIVCLESDALDGWGCGAVWQHRWLQLKWGHGYRAFGHSGKRNCPVVLVAVCWGLSWTSKHVLFRVDNSTVVSALFSGSCRDQQVMRLIRLLQFVAAELQFTFTAEHLPAQRT; via the coding sequence ATGCAACATCTGCGCGGGCAAGTACAGATACGTGGCGGACCTATTGGCATTGGAGCGGCGGCATCCGCCTCCGTGTACGGCGGCGGAGTCGGTTACGGGCGAGGCAACACACTTCCTCTCTCTCGAGCAGTCGCAAGATGGGAAGCAGGTCTGAGGTCCCACCCGGACCGTGAGTTTGTAGCCTGGCTTTTGCGGGGGTTGAAGACGGGTTTTCGAATTGGTTTCGACTACGAAGCACACACATGCCGAGCAGCAAGAAAAAGCATGAGGTCAGCAAAAGAGCAGGCGGATGTCGTGACCAACTACTTGCAAGACGAGAGAGCGCAGCAGCGTGTAATTGATCCACCCTTCAGCGGAAGGACAGCTCACCTCAGTCCGTTCGGGGTGATTCCCAAACCGCGCCAACCAGGCAAATGGAGACTAATCTTGGACCTCTTTTCTCCTCACGGTCACAGTGTCAACGACGGTATAGATCCACATCTCTGTTCGCTGTCGTACGCACGGGTGGATGATGCGGCGATGCGGATCTTAGCGTTGGGGCGAGGAACGCTGCTGGCAAAGATGGACATCCAGAGCGCTTACCGGCTAATTCCAGTACACCCGGACGACCGTCATCTGCTTGGTATGTGCTGGCGCGGGTCGGTAAACCTTGATGCAGCACTGCCATTCGGGCTTCGGTCGGCACCCAAGATTTTCTCAGCGGTGGCAGATGCACTTCTGTGGGTTATGTTCCGTAGGGGCGTCTCGTCTGCCATACATTATCTGGACGATTTTCTCTTTTGCGGGGCAGCCGGTTCCGGGAAGTGCGCACATAACCTGGCATCTGCCCTTAGCACGTGTCGGGATCTGGGTGTGCCCGTAGCAGAGCATAAGACTCAGGGCCCGAGTACAGTATTGACGTTCTTGGGCATTGAAATTGACACCGTGCACATGCAGCTTCGTCTGCCATCAGAGAAGCTGGCGCGCTTGCAGGACGTACTATTGAGTTGGTCGACTCGTCGTGGAGGGACCAAGAGGGAACTCTTGTCTCTGATCGGCAGTCTTCACCATGCGTGTGCGGTGATCAAACCGGGTCGATCATTTCTTCGCCGTTTAATCGAGTTGTCCAAGGTTCCTAAGACGCTCCATCATTTTGTTCGCTTAAACAAGGAAGCGCGTGCAGACATATCGTGGTGGGCAGCGTTTGCCAGTCGGTGGAACGGTATCGGTTTGTTGTCGGCCCTAGGCAAGGTGCGTCCCATTGTGTGCTTGGAGTCAGACGCCTTAGATGGCTGGGGCTGCGGCGCGGTTTGGCAGCACCGGTGGCTTCAGTTGAAGTGGGGACATGGGTACAGAGCGTTTGGGCATAGCGGCAAAAGAAACTGCCCGGTAGTCTTAGTGGCAGTCTGTTGGGGACTCAGCTGGACAAGCAAGCACGTTCTGTTTAGAGTGGACAACAGCACGGTGGTGTCCGCACTGTTTTCAGGATCTTGCAGGGATCAGCAGGTAATGCGTCTCATTAGGCTACTGCAGTTCGTGGCGGCCGAGCTCCAGTTTACGTTCACCGCCGAACACCTTCCGGCACAGAGAACATAG